The following coding sequences are from one Streptomyces sp. NBC_01431 window:
- a CDS encoding TerD family protein produces MGVSLSKGGNVSLSKQAPGLTTVTVGLGWRVSPATGAGFDLDASALLCDQAGKVLSDQHFVFFNNLRSPDGSVTHSGNSTPADGTDNEQIRVDVARVPADVTKIVFAVSVYEAGPRSQNFGQIDSAYIRVVDQDSGGELARYDLRGDASAEVAMVFGELYRHGAEWKFRAIGQGYLSGLAGIANDYGVDVLREAPVAGGATASFPPPPSAPPAVPAQPVVPAQPTPAVAVPRASTAAAPQHPAGSSFVTCFFDPNHGPGTTSVMWYPQWGVPRPIETCGSCAQRVQNTPPPYYTAPAAQAGYPQPVQQGYPQSVQQGYPQPVQQGYPQPVQQQGYPQQPGGQPGQPRRFGTGALIGAGAAGLVGGALLNEALSDDEPNVVVNNYYEDDDF; encoded by the coding sequence ATGGGTGTGTCCTTGTCCAAGGGCGGCAACGTGTCGTTGAGCAAGCAGGCTCCCGGCCTGACCACTGTGACCGTGGGGCTGGGGTGGCGCGTCAGCCCTGCCACGGGCGCCGGGTTCGACTTGGACGCCAGTGCGCTGCTGTGCGATCAGGCGGGGAAGGTCCTCTCCGACCAGCACTTTGTCTTCTTCAACAACCTTCGCAGCCCTGATGGTTCGGTCACTCACTCCGGAAACAGCACGCCGGCCGATGGAACGGACAACGAGCAGATCCGCGTGGACGTGGCCCGGGTCCCGGCCGACGTCACGAAGATCGTCTTCGCTGTGTCCGTTTACGAGGCAGGGCCGCGGAGCCAGAACTTCGGGCAGATCGACAGTGCGTACATCCGTGTCGTCGACCAGGACAGTGGTGGCGAGCTGGCTCGCTACGACCTCAGAGGCGACGCTTCGGCCGAGGTCGCGATGGTCTTCGGTGAGCTGTACCGGCATGGTGCGGAGTGGAAGTTCCGTGCCATCGGCCAGGGGTACCTCTCGGGACTCGCCGGCATTGCCAACGACTACGGTGTCGACGTCCTGCGCGAAGCCCCAGTCGCAGGCGGCGCCACCGCCAGCTTTCCGCCGCCGCCCTCCGCGCCGCCCGCAGTTCCCGCACAGCCCGTGGTTCCCGCACAGCCCACCCCCGCGGTCGCCGTCCCCCGAGCGTCGACGGCCGCAGCACCCCAACACCCCGCAGGGAGTTCTTTCGTGACGTGCTTCTTCGACCCCAACCACGGCCCCGGTACGACGTCCGTGATGTGGTACCCGCAGTGGGGCGTCCCCCGCCCGATCGAGACGTGCGGCAGCTGCGCGCAACGGGTGCAGAACACGCCGCCGCCGTACTACACCGCCCCTGCGGCTCAGGCGGGATATCCGCAACCGGTGCAGCAGGGGTACCCGCAATCGGTGCAGCAGGGGTACCCGCAGCCTGTACAGCAGGGGTATCCGCAGCCGGTGCAGCAGCAGGGGTACCCGCAGCAGCCCGGCGGACAGCCGGGACAGCCCCGTCGCTTCGGCACGGGCGCGCTGATCGGCGCCGGTGCGGCCGGCCTCGTCGGTGGTGCTCTCCTGAACGAGGCGCTGAGCGACGACGAGCCGAACGTGGTCGTCAACAACTACTACGAGGACGACGACTTCTAA
- a CDS encoding SCO3870 family protein, producing the protein MQLRTSGYEPYVRDVALASVLMYFTRSWLP; encoded by the coding sequence ATCCAGTTACGCACGTCCGGCTACGAGCCCTACGTCCGGGACGTAGCCCTTGCGTCCGTCCTGATGTACTTCACGCGATCATGGCTGCCGTGA
- a CDS encoding amidohydrolase family protein, translating into MIIRNVTVIDGQGAAPIADAEVVVTDGRFSAIRPTVDAPAATGGSPVLDGRGGYLVPGLWESHTHLGGHAYFKPENERAKYISQLLTDFLSAGVTNVLDLGGPLATELAARDYRDKATDAAARLFFAGPVFTGVKGWPVLDDPARAPIAYQTDNADVAHRQALELADQVDFIKCIYDGEPGAPDKLPLSALKAIVAAAHEKGKKVLVHVHERIDLEEAVASGADGIEHAFRPQDPGSTAEARDVAALLAETNTYYCPTLVTWEQIAHNGDAGYMQQLLDDGFATHDDIRQITSRPIYGRQFPRHSAQDSHIRFDYAMRTLALMHDAGVKITAGSDVAMLLPSPPVALLRELHLLAKAGLPLPAVLAAGTRHSAEKIGQQATTPGTITVGSIADALLLDADPYVDIAHLVDRSHHIGTLRAGRPSWDQSHPQA; encoded by the coding sequence GTGATCATTCGCAACGTGACCGTCATCGACGGGCAGGGAGCCGCCCCAATCGCCGATGCCGAAGTGGTGGTGACCGACGGACGGTTCAGCGCCATCCGGCCGACGGTCGACGCACCGGCAGCGACGGGTGGCTCTCCCGTGCTCGACGGGCGGGGGGGCTACCTGGTGCCCGGCCTGTGGGAGAGTCATACACATCTGGGCGGGCACGCCTACTTCAAGCCCGAGAACGAGCGGGCGAAGTACATCTCCCAGCTACTCACCGACTTCCTGAGTGCCGGGGTGACCAACGTCCTCGACCTCGGCGGTCCACTGGCGACCGAGCTCGCCGCCCGCGACTACCGCGACAAGGCCACCGACGCCGCTGCCAGGTTGTTCTTCGCCGGGCCAGTGTTCACCGGCGTCAAGGGCTGGCCGGTACTGGACGATCCTGCACGTGCCCCCATCGCCTACCAGACCGACAATGCCGATGTCGCCCATCGTCAGGCACTGGAGCTGGCCGATCAGGTCGACTTCATCAAGTGCATCTACGACGGCGAGCCCGGCGCGCCGGACAAGCTGCCCCTCAGCGCCCTCAAAGCCATCGTCGCGGCCGCGCACGAGAAGGGCAAGAAGGTACTCGTGCATGTCCACGAACGCATCGATCTGGAGGAAGCGGTGGCATCCGGCGCGGACGGCATCGAACACGCTTTCCGGCCGCAGGACCCCGGCAGTACGGCAGAGGCCCGCGACGTCGCCGCGCTGCTGGCGGAGACGAACACCTATTACTGCCCCACCCTGGTCACCTGGGAGCAGATCGCGCACAACGGCGACGCCGGCTATATGCAGCAGCTGCTCGATGATGGTTTCGCCACCCACGACGACATCCGGCAGATCACCAGCCGCCCGATCTACGGGCGCCAGTTCCCCCGGCATTCCGCGCAGGACTCCCACATCCGTTTCGACTATGCGATGCGCACGCTGGCGCTGATGCACGACGCGGGAGTGAAGATCACCGCGGGCAGCGACGTAGCCATGTTGCTGCCCTCGCCACCCGTCGCCCTGTTGCGAGAACTGCACTTGCTGGCAAAGGCAGGACTACCGCTGCCCGCGGTCCTGGCGGCCGGAACCCGGCATTCGGCCGAGAAGATAGGTCAGCAGGCGACCACACCGGGCACGATCACCGTCGGATCCATTGCCGACGCACTGTTGCTCGACGCCGACCCCTACGTGGACATCGCGCACCTGGTCGATCGTTCCCACCACATCGGGACGCTGCGGGCTGGACGGCCAAGCTGGGATCAGAGCCACCCCCAAGCCTGA
- a CDS encoding MarR family winged helix-turn-helix transcriptional regulator has product MTHSSFGSAPAALINIASRALSRINDRRLRPLGLTFAQMPVLAALSKADALSQKELAGLARIEQPSMAQLLARMERDGLIRRTAAQHDRRVSLISLTEAGLAKLTQVHSALFETNDQALRGFSAEETDLLVDLLRRLVANLEENPADSASGAAATGPASAEDRVPDHRS; this is encoded by the coding sequence GTGACGCACTCCAGCTTCGGCTCCGCGCCCGCCGCGTTGATCAACATCGCCTCGCGTGCGTTGTCCCGCATCAACGACCGGCGACTGCGGCCGCTGGGGTTGACCTTCGCGCAGATGCCTGTGCTGGCGGCACTGAGCAAGGCCGACGCGCTCTCCCAGAAGGAATTGGCGGGGTTGGCCCGGATCGAGCAGCCCTCCATGGCCCAGCTGCTCGCCCGGATGGAGCGCGATGGCCTCATTCGGCGCACGGCCGCCCAGCATGATCGACGGGTCAGCCTGATCTCGCTGACCGAGGCCGGTCTGGCAAAGCTCACACAGGTGCACTCGGCGCTGTTCGAGACCAACGATCAGGCGTTGCGAGGCTTCAGCGCCGAAGAAACCGATCTCCTTGTAGACCTGCTGAGAAGGCTTGTCGCCAATCTCGAGGAGAATCCGGCCGACAGCGCGTCGGGTGCCGCAGCGACTGGTCCCGCATCCGCCGAGGATCGTGTGCCCGACCACCGGTCGTGA
- a CDS encoding transposase, which produces MGSKYTKRYPEEFKRDAIALVDSAGKTVTAVARELGVSSFLGLAAAICCYKRFPKPTV; this is translated from the coding sequence GTGGGAAGCAAGTACACGAAGCGGTACCCCGAGGAGTTCAAGCGGGACGCGATCGCGCTCGTCGACTCCGCGGGCAAGACGGTCACCGCCGTCGCCCGGGAACTCGGGGTCAGCTCCTTTCTCGGCCTCGCCGCAGCCATCTGCTGCTACAAACGCTTCCCCAAACCGACCGTGTAG